A portion of the Flavobacterium magnum genome contains these proteins:
- a CDS encoding DUF4159 domain-containing protein has product MKKLFCLLFLLPLFVPAQEIALIKYNGGGDWYANPTSLPNLIKFCNQNIRTRIKAKPATVELSSPDLFSYPFVHATGHGNVVFSDAEVINLRKYMLSGGFVHFDDNYGMDQYLRKEIRKVFPDQELVEIPASHPIFQKPFPFPSGLPKIHEHDGKRPQAFGIFIENRLVFLYTFECDLGDGWEDPEVHNDPKEVREKALKMGANILNYVFNN; this is encoded by the coding sequence ATGAAAAAACTCTTCTGCCTTCTATTCCTGCTACCGCTGTTCGTTCCTGCACAGGAAATTGCGCTGATCAAATACAATGGCGGCGGTGATTGGTATGCGAACCCAACCTCATTGCCGAACCTGATTAAATTCTGCAACCAAAACATCCGAACCAGGATCAAGGCCAAACCCGCAACAGTAGAGCTGTCCAGCCCGGATCTGTTTTCCTATCCTTTCGTACATGCTACCGGCCACGGTAATGTCGTTTTCAGTGATGCGGAAGTGATCAACCTGCGTAAATACATGCTTTCGGGCGGATTTGTGCATTTTGACGACAATTACGGCATGGACCAGTACCTGCGTAAGGAAATAAGGAAGGTCTTCCCTGACCAGGAGTTGGTCGAAATACCGGCGTCCCATCCCATTTTCCAGAAACCCTTCCCATTTCCTTCCGGCCTGCCTAAAATCCATGAACATGATGGGAAACGTCCTCAGGCATTCGGCATTTTTATTGAAAACCGTCTCGTGTTCCTGTATACTTTTGAATGCGACCTCGGCGACGGCTGGGAGGATCCTGAAGTACACAACGACCCGAAGGAAGTGCGCGAGAAAGCATTGAAGATGGGCGCCAACATCCTCAATTACGTTTTCAACAATTAA
- a CDS encoding 16S rRNA (uracil(1498)-N(3))-methyltransferase — MQLFYNPDIDQNAATFAFDREESRHIVKVLRKNNGDILHVTNGLGFLFKTEIALASENKCQVRIVSFERFERPKPHLHLAVAPTKMNERYEWFLEKATEIGIAEITPILCDHSERKIIKTERMEKILLSAMKQSNQYFLPRLNEPIAFRAFVSKQYDGLKFIAHCAETDRKSLKSQLQPDTDCTLLIGPEGDFSEKEITLAVEQNFMPVTLGETRLRTETAAIVACHSIVFFNEK; from the coding sequence ATGCAGCTTTTTTACAATCCCGACATCGATCAAAACGCAGCTACCTTCGCATTCGACAGGGAAGAAAGCAGGCATATTGTTAAAGTGTTGCGCAAGAATAACGGTGATATTTTACATGTTACCAACGGGTTGGGGTTTTTATTCAAGACAGAAATTGCGCTGGCGTCTGAAAACAAATGCCAGGTAAGGATTGTTTCATTTGAAAGGTTCGAACGCCCTAAACCACACCTGCATCTTGCCGTGGCACCAACAAAGATGAACGAGCGTTACGAGTGGTTTCTTGAGAAAGCCACTGAGATCGGCATCGCGGAAATCACCCCGATCCTTTGCGACCATTCTGAACGCAAAATCATTAAGACCGAGCGCATGGAGAAAATCCTGCTGTCAGCGATGAAGCAGTCAAACCAATATTTCTTGCCCAGACTCAATGAACCGATAGCGTTCAGGGCGTTTGTATCGAAACAATATGACGGACTTAAATTTATTGCGCATTGTGCAGAAACCGATAGAAAAAGCCTTAAGAGCCAGCTCCAGCCTGACACGGACTGTACACTATTGATCGGACCAGAAGGTGATTTTTCGGAAAAAGAGATTACCTTAGCGGTTGAACAAAACTTCATGCCTGTAACGTTAGGCGAGACCAGGCTGCGTACGGAAACTGCTGCTATCGTTGCCTGCCACAGCATCGTGTTCTTCAATGAAAAATAA
- the tsaD gene encoding tRNA (adenosine(37)-N6)-threonylcarbamoyltransferase complex transferase subunit TsaD, with protein MQPEAVFILSIESSCDDTAAAVMHNDKVLSNVVANQLIHQQYGGVVPELASRAHQQNIVPVVDAALQKAGVTKEQLSAIAFTQGPGLMGSLLVGTSFAKSLSLALGIPLIAVNHMHAHILAHFIDEDGFDKPEFPFLALTISGGHTQIVKVNGFFDLEIIGETTDDAVGEAFDKTAKILGLPYPGGPLVDKYAQSGNPKAFEFTKPKVPGLDFSFSGLKTQILYFIQKNVAQNPDFITENTADICASIQHTIINILMDKLKLAVLETGINQVAIGGGVSANSGIRSTLKEAESKYGWKTFIPKFEYTTDNAAMIGIVGYQKFLHEKFNDHAVVSKARIAF; from the coding sequence ATGCAACCTGAAGCAGTTTTTATACTGTCCATTGAAAGTTCCTGCGATGATACTGCGGCAGCCGTAATGCATAACGACAAAGTACTGTCGAATGTTGTAGCAAACCAGCTGATACACCAGCAATATGGCGGGGTCGTTCCTGAACTGGCCTCGAGGGCACACCAGCAGAACATCGTTCCCGTGGTCGATGCGGCACTACAGAAAGCAGGCGTCACCAAAGAACAGCTGAGCGCGATTGCTTTTACGCAGGGCCCGGGATTGATGGGTTCACTGCTTGTCGGGACGTCGTTTGCCAAATCATTGTCACTGGCGCTTGGCATCCCGCTGATTGCCGTAAACCACATGCACGCGCACATCCTGGCGCATTTCATTGACGAAGATGGATTCGACAAACCGGAATTCCCTTTCCTGGCATTGACGATTTCGGGCGGCCACACTCAAATCGTGAAAGTCAATGGTTTTTTTGACCTCGAAATTATCGGTGAGACTACTGATGATGCGGTCGGAGAAGCATTCGACAAAACCGCGAAGATACTCGGACTGCCGTACCCCGGTGGGCCTTTGGTTGATAAATACGCGCAAAGCGGCAACCCGAAAGCATTTGAATTTACAAAGCCTAAAGTGCCCGGACTTGATTTCAGCTTCTCGGGACTGAAAACGCAAATCCTGTATTTCATTCAGAAAAATGTCGCACAGAATCCGGATTTCATTACCGAAAATACTGCCGATATCTGCGCCTCTATCCAGCATACGATCATCAACATCCTGATGGATAAGCTAAAACTGGCCGTTCTTGAAACCGGGATAAACCAGGTGGCCATCGGCGGCGGCGTATCCGCAAACTCAGGAATACGGAGTACCCTGAAAGAGGCTGAATCAAAATATGGCTGGAAAACTTTTATCCCGAAATTTGAATACACGACGGACAACGCCGCCATGATCGGGATAGTCGGCTACCAGAAGTTCCTTCACGAAAAGTTCAATGATCACGCGGTGGTCTCTAAAGCGCGGATTGCATTTTAA